A portion of the Punica granatum isolate Tunisia-2019 chromosome 7, ASM765513v2, whole genome shotgun sequence genome contains these proteins:
- the LOC116215336 gene encoding uncharacterized protein LOC116215336 isoform X2 has product MDCFGYQQNAMGACEGMGMEPVICPKPRRFGFARCPINHQPEMGDAAAANELLDIILPEGVYDPERPSPPFLLGSPPSRASNPVVQDARFMEDRLVHSSSPAPPSTSARNGGGFTRMKFGHKPAPVRIEGFNCSISAMA; this is encoded by the exons ATGGATTGTTTCGGGTATCAGCAGAACGCCATGGGAGCCTGCGAGGGGATGGGGATGGAGCCGGTGATTTGCCCTAAACCACGTCGTTTTGGGTTCGCAAGATGCCCAATCAA TCACCAACCGGAGATGGGCGATGCAGCAGCAGCCAATGAGCTCCTGGATATCATTCTTCCTGAG GGAGTTTATGATCCTGAGAGGCCTTCGCCGCCATTTCTTCTTGGATCTCCACCTTCAAGGGCCTCGAACCCAGTAGTCCAAGATGCGCGGTTCATGGAGGACAGGCTAGTTCACTCATCTTCTCCAGCTCCACCATCCACATCAGCTCGTAATGGAGGAGGATTCACTCGAATGAAGTTTGGGCACAAACCTGCTCCCGTTAGGATCGAGGGGTTCAACTGCAGCATCTCCGCAATGGCATAA
- the LOC116215336 gene encoding uncharacterized protein LOC116215336 isoform X1, producing the protein MDCFGYQQNAMGACEGMGMEPVICPKPRRFGFARCPINHQPEMGDAAAANELLDIILPEQGVYDPERPSPPFLLGSPPSRASNPVVQDARFMEDRLVHSSSPAPPSTSARNGGGFTRMKFGHKPAPVRIEGFNCSISAMA; encoded by the exons ATGGATTGTTTCGGGTATCAGCAGAACGCCATGGGAGCCTGCGAGGGGATGGGGATGGAGCCGGTGATTTGCCCTAAACCACGTCGTTTTGGGTTCGCAAGATGCCCAATCAA TCACCAACCGGAGATGGGCGATGCAGCAGCAGCCAATGAGCTCCTGGATATCATTCTTCCTGAG CAGGGAGTTTATGATCCTGAGAGGCCTTCGCCGCCATTTCTTCTTGGATCTCCACCTTCAAGGGCCTCGAACCCAGTAGTCCAAGATGCGCGGTTCATGGAGGACAGGCTAGTTCACTCATCTTCTCCAGCTCCACCATCCACATCAGCTCGTAATGGAGGAGGATTCACTCGAATGAAGTTTGGGCACAAACCTGCTCCCGTTAGGATCGAGGGGTTCAACTGCAGCATCTCCGCAATGGCATAA
- the LOC116215525 gene encoding uncharacterized protein LOC116215525, giving the protein MQCSEEEALVRFFYNVSSSFLLLLLFLRFSSALLSDVLYFVSSFSLFRRNQQDYEYEYSDEEDVEEEEVEEEEPQLGHSYFQVSSMEEADLVADVIHGGEALSLHAGGSPYEFHKAPHEESGNCWEAPAGETDDSQSSEQFSARDSLGREREENTEEEIPARDSDSVHNSVGSTDDGPPSPVMLDRYRTDITNNDIPVYDEISESKEEMNNLRGNGRLITSAVPEVEAKNFQGRPDNDFEEIFGDSCTAGSTSKSSSEWRSSTINCRDSGTEDPFSSSSRRSCPKWESYTLFQKYDEEMMFLDRISAQKLEETESLRSIKVRPRSISERIVHKIATGNKRQPSDFRNPYHELEAAYVAEICLTWEALNWNYKNIRSKHSSKARDIDPGCPARIAQQFQQFQVLLQRYVENEPYEQGRRPEVFARMRLLATKLLQVPEYRDSEDDADQKEEGFGSRISSAAFLMIMEDGIRTFMNFLKADKVKVSQVIASFFSRNRRGPVDPTLLTLMKKVNKKKKMKLKELRRAGRCIRKRKLNVDEEMEILMGLIDLKVVSRVLRMGDLSEEQLHWCEAKMSKVRLAYGRLQRDSSPLFFPAH; this is encoded by the exons atgCAATGTTCCGAAGAAGAAGCTCTTGTTAGGTTCTTCTACAACGTCTCATCCtctttcctcctcctcctcctcttcctccgcTTCTCCTCGGCTTTACTCTCCGATGTCCTCTACTTCGTCAGCAGCTTCTCGTTATTCCGCAG AAACCAACAAGATTATGAATATGAGTACTCCGATGAGGAGGATgtcgaggaggaggaggtggaaGAGGAAGAACCACAACTCGGCCACAGCTATTTCCAAGTCAGCTCCATGGAAGAAGCTGATCTGGTCGCTGATGTCATCCATGGCGGGGAAGCACTGTCCTTGCATGCTGGCGGCAGCCCATATGAATTTCACAAAGCTCCCCATGAAGAATCGGGAAATTGCTGGGAGGCCCCGGCTGGGGAAACGGACGACAGCCAGAGCTCCGAGCAGTTCTCTGCTCGGGACTCTCTTGGCCGTGAAAGGGAAGAGAACACTGAGGAAGAGATTCCGGCGAGAGATTCTGATTCTGTTCATAACTCCGTTGGTTCGACTGATGATGGACCACCCTCTCCAGTGATGCTGGACCGGTACCGTACTGACATAACCAATAACGACATCCCGGTTTATGATG AAATTAGCGAGAGCAAGGAGGAGATGAACAACCTCCGAGGAAACGGGAGACTAATTACAAGTGCGGTGCCAGAAGTTGAGGCGAAGAACTTTCAGGGGCGCCCCGACAATGACTTTGAGGAGATATTTGGGGACTCATGCACTGCGGGTTCCACTTCGAAGAGCTCGTCGGAGTGGAGAAGCTCCACCATCAACTGCAGGGACTCCGGCACTGAGGACCccttctcctcctcatcaCGACGGAGCTGCCCCAAGTGGGAGTCGTACACGTTGTTCCAGAAGTACGACGAGGAGATGATGTTCCTAGACAGGATCAGCGCACAGAAGCTCGAAGAAACAG AGTCCTTAAGGTCAATCAAAGTGCGGCCGAGATCGATCTCAGAGCGTATAGTCCACAAGATCGCGACTGGGAACAAGAGGCAGCCATCGGATTTCCGGAACCCCTACCATGAACTCGAGGCTGCTTATGTGGCGGAGATTTGCCTGACTTGGGAGGCCCTGAACTGGAACTACAAGAACATCCGGAGCAAACACTCTTCTAAGGCTCGAGACATCGACCCGGGTTGCCCAGCCCGTATAGCCCAGCAATTTCAGCAGTTCCAGGTGCTCTTGCAGCGGTATGTTGAGAACGAGCCTTATGAGCAGGGTCGCCGGCCCGAGGTTTTTGCTAGAATGCGGCTTTTGGCAACAAAGTTGCTTCAAGTACCCGAATATCgag ATTCAGAAGACGATGCTGATCAAAAGGAGGAAGGATTTGGGTCGAGAATTTCGTCAGCTGCGTTTCTTATGATCATGGAAGACGGGATTCGAAcgttcatgaattttctcaagGCCGATAAGGTGAAAGTGAGCCAAGTAATTGCATCATTTTTCTCGAGAAACCGAAGAGGTCCCGTTGATCCTACTCTTCTTACCCTAATGAAGAAAGTGAACAAGAAA aagaagatgaagctCAAGGAGCTGCGCCGAGCCGGGAGGTGCATAAGGAAGAGGAAGCTCAACGTGGATGAGGAGATGGAGATCTTGATGGGGCTGATAGACCTTAAGGTGGTGTCTAGGGTTCTAAGAATGGGTGACCTAAGTGAGGAGCAGTTGCATTGGTGTGAGGCCAAGATGAGCAAAGTTAGGCTTGCCTACGGCAGACTCCAAAGAGATTCCTCCCCACTTTTCTTCCCAGCACACTGA